One part of the Helicoverpa armigera isolate CAAS_96S chromosome 3, ASM3070526v1, whole genome shotgun sequence genome encodes these proteins:
- the LOC110378922 gene encoding nucleoside diphosphate kinase 7: protein MEGAYSDKYSFIGEWYDNQASLIRRFTVFFYPTDDTLEMFDQRNRKTFVRRVKVHGISLDSFYIGCTLYILGRLIKIVDFACEDTRKKLHKDMQITFVLIKPVPTKIAGKILTHFQEHGLRVSKLKKARLTADDIDVLYRQTVTDPTFPFILDHLTNQLVYGMELVGREAVTACLELLGDKDPLKAAPGTIRALYGVDPVRNCVHASTNAQDAIFDIDYFFPPPPMRSSRLRLTATLSNCTLCIIKPHAIREGKLGAALEAIDEGGFDVTALNMIIVENINASEFYEVYKGIVPEYKGMVEELSSGPCVAMEIVAKDKTVNSAVEFRKLVGPADPEVARLLRPYTIRAKLGNTKVQNAIHCSDLAEDGLLEVEYFFKILDL, encoded by the exons atg GAAGGGGCATATAGCGACAAATACTCTTTTATTGGCGAATGGTATGACAATCAAGCCAGCCTGATTCGCCGGTTTACTGTGTTCTTCTATCCTACTGATGATACGCTGGAAATGTTCGACCAACGGAACCGTAAGACTTTTGTCAGAAGAGTCAAAGTACATGGTATTTCTTTGGATAGTTTTTACATTGGCTGCACTCTTTATATCTTGGGcagacttataaaaattgttgaTTTCGCTTGTGAAGATACAAGAAAGAAACTGCATAAAGATATGCAAAT CACTTTTGTCCTCATCAAACCAGTTCCTACAAAGATAGCAGGAAAGATATTAACTCACTTCCAGGAGCATGGGTTACGTGTTTCCAAACTGAAGAAAGCAAGGCTCACAGCAGATGATATTGATGTTCTTTATCGGCAAACTGTTACAGATCCAACTTTTCC GTTCATACTAGACCACCTAACTAATCAATTAGTTTACGGAATGGAGCTTGTGGGTAGGGAAGCAGTTACTGCTTGTTTGGAACTTCTTGGAGACAAAGACCCACTAAAAGCAGCTCCGGGCACTATAAGAGCTCTTTACGGTGTTGATCCAGTGAGGAACTGTGTCCATGCCTCAACAAATGCACAGGATgcaattttt GATATAGATTACTTCTTCCCCCCTCCCCCCATGCGGTCGAGTCGCCTGAGGCTGACTGCGACGCTGTCCAACTGCACTCTGTGTATAATCAAGCCGCACGCTATCCGAGAGGGCAAGCTCGGCGCGGCGCTCGAAGCGATTGACGAAGGAGGATTCGATGTCACAGCCCTTAACATGATCATTGTGGAGAACATTAATGCTTCAGAATTTTATGAAGTTTATAAAGGGATTGTGCCGGAATATAAG GGTATGGTGGAAGAGCTTTCTAGCGGACCCTGTGTCGCAATGGAAATAGTAGCAAAAGATAAGACTGTAAACAGTGCTGTTGAATTCAGAAAACTTGTTGGACCTGCTGATCCA GAAGTTGCCAGACTGCTGCGCCCATACACAATCAGAGCAAAACTGGGTAACACGAAAGTTCAGAACGCGATTCACTGCAGCGATTTGGCTGAAGATGGTCTGTTGGAAGTTGAATATTTCTTCAAGATATTAGATCTATAA